In a single window of the Stigmatopora nigra isolate UIUO_SnigA chromosome 7, RoL_Snig_1.1, whole genome shotgun sequence genome:
- the crot gene encoding peroxisomal carnitine O-octanoyltransferase has protein sequence MLPKAELEKTFQYQSSLPPLPVPPLEGSLSKYLDAVRPFASDEEFKATVDIVRTFQAGIGKELQHKLLQRAKTKKNWLEDWWLDSAYLEVRIPSQLHVNFAGPAPYLEHCWPPAEGTQVDRASLSVWHTLQYWNLIYKEKMAPQKAGKMVLDMDQFRMLFCTCKVPGIEKDAIHNYFKTEREGHCPSHLVVMCRGRIFTFDALCGGQILTPPELLRQLSYIKDCCTNQPDGHGVAALTSDQRTRWAKAREHLISIDPHNETILETIQSSLFIISLDDAKPYSSAENYTNIAVEALKGNPTNRWGDKSYNSLVFSDGTFGSNCDHSPYDAMVMVSMCWYVDQQLKATEGKWRGSDRVRPMALPEELVFNVDQKVLSGINEAKRQYLDMAQDLQIVCHAFTGFGKSAIKKKNLHPDSFVQLAMQLSYYRMHKRAGSCYETAMTRRFYHGRTETMRPCTMEALTWCKAMMDPACEIHDKRKALLQAFDKHNKLMAEGQEGKGFDRHLLGLYLMAKEAGYQTPALYTDPLYTKSGGGGNFVLSSSLVGYTTVLGTVAPLVHHGYGFFYRINEHRIVISVSAWNSYRETDATTLFNHFSNSMHDIFHLATTSQL, from the exons atgttgcCAAAAGCAGAGCTCGAGAAGACCTTCCAGTATCAAAGCAGCCTCCCTCCCCTGCCTGTTCCACCACTAGAGGGCTCCCTTTCCAAGTATCTGGATGCAG TGCGCCCTTTTGCATCCGATGAGGAGTTTAAAGCTACAGTGGATATCGTGCGGACGTTTCAAGCAGGAATTGGCAAAGAACTTCAACACAAACTACTCCAAAGAGCCAAAACTAAGAAGAATTGG CTGGAAGATTGGTGGTTAGACAGTGCATACCTGGAGGTTCGCATCCCCTCTCAGCTTCACGTAAACTTTGCTGGCCCGGCGCCTTATTTGGAGCACTGCTGGCCTCCCGCGGAAGGAACTCAAGTGGACAGGGCAAGCCTCAGTGTTTGGCACACGCTGCAGTATTGGAATCTGATTTACAA AGAGAAAATGGCTCCTCAGAAAGCAGGTAAAATGGTGTTGGATATGGATCAGTTTAGAATGCTCTTCTGTACTTGTAAAGTACCTGGAATTGAAAAAGATGCCATCCACAACTATTTTAAGACAG AACGAGAGGGCCACTGCCCATCACATCTGGTTGTTATGTGCCGTGGACGGATTTTTACGTTTGATGCACTTTGCGGCGGACAAATTCTTACACCACCAGAACTCCTCAG GCAGCTGAGCTACATAAAAGATTGTTGTACGAACCAGCCAGATGGCCATGGAGTTGCTGCTCTGACCTCTGACCAAAGGACTCGATGGGCAAAG GCCAGAGAGCACCTCATTAGCATTGACCCCCACAATGAAACCATCCTGGAGACCATCCAAAGCAGCCTCTTCATAATATCTTTAGACGACGCCAAGCCGTATTCCTCTGCCGAGAACTACACAAAT ATTGCTGTGGAAGCGCTCAAAGGAAATCCTACGAATCGTTGGGGAGACAAGTCTTACAACTCACTTGTGTTCTCCGACGGTACTTTCGGATCCAATTGTGAT CATTCGCCGTATGACGCTATGGTCATGGTCTCCATGTGCTGGTATGTTGACCAGCAACTTAAAGCGACAGAGGGCAAATGGAGG GGCTCGGACAGAGTGCGACCAATGGCTTTGCCTGAAGAGCTCGTTTTTAATGTGGATCAAAAGGTCCTGAGTGGCATTAATGAGGCCAAACGCCAATATCTGGACATG GCGCAGGACCTCCAGATTGTGTGTCATGCCTTCACTGGGTTTGGAAAATCAGCCATCAAAAAGAAGAATCTGCACCCTGATTCATTTGTTCAGCTGGCAATGCAATTGAGCTACTACCGCATGCACAAGAG AGCGGGGAGTTGCTACGAAACGGCCATGACTCGGCGGTTCTACCATGGCAGGACAGAGACCATGCGGCCTTGCACTATGGAAGCGCTCACCTGGTGTAAAGCCATGATGGACCCCGCCTGCGAG ATTCACGATAAAAGGAAAGCCTTGCTACAAGCCTTCGACAAACACAATAAGCTGATGGCGGAAGGCCAAGAGGGCAAAG GTTTTGACAGGCATCTTCTTGGACTTTACCTCATGGCCAAAGAGGCAGGATATCAGACTCCTGCGCTCTACACAGACCCACTCTACACAAAGAG TGGCGGTGGTGGGAACTTTGTGCTCTCGTCCAGTTTGGTGGGCTACACCACAGTCCTCGGCACAGTCGCTCCTTTGGTTCACCACGGCTACGGCTTCTTCTACCGCATCAATGAGCATAG GATTGTGATCTCGGTCTCAGCTTGGAATTCTTACCGTGAAACAGATGCCACAACCTTGTTCAATCATTTCTCCAACTCAATGCATGACATTTTTCACCTAGCAACCACATCTCAGCTTTAA
- the rpp38 gene encoding ribonuclease P protein subunit p38, translating to MDTPGKSKKKKDGKNPIRFKMLFTSPYTIKWNQVSPADMTFIQNTLKQKFTSIGLKKREVKVFRPWKKKQVPVSHAKMAKGGWTDVTARRQLAVGINEVTKGLEKNILQLVLVCMSAKPNHMTDHLIGLSVSRGVPACQVAGLSELMTEPLGLKSVLALGFRRGRKLFADTVKAILPKVPSLNAPWLQDELPGVELQPTVTAKEEKVGMGKGKKRKLESEVDVQESPSNPTLQPLNVKKIVANVAKKKRKTSRKKNK from the coding sequence ATGGACACCCCAGGGaagagtaaaaagaaaaaggatgGCAAAAACCCCATTCGTTTCAAGATGTTATTCACCTCCCCTTATACGATAAAATGGAACCAAGTTTCCCCTGCTGACATGACATTCATCCAGAACACTTTAAAACAGAAATTTACTTCCATAGGGCTTAAGAAAAGAGAGGTAAAGGTGTTTCgcccttggaaaaaaaaacaagtgccgGTATCACACGCCAAAATGGCAAAAGGAGGATGGACGGACGTGACTGCCAGGCGACAACTCGCAGTGGGCATCAACGAGGTCACCAAAGGACTTGAGAAGAACATACTCCAATTAGTGCTGGTGTGCATGTCGGCCAAACCCAATCACATGACCGACCACCTGATTGGGCTAAGTGTAAGCAGAGGCGTCCCCGCATGCCAGGTTGCCGGGCTGAGTGAGCTCATGACGGAGCCGTTGGGCCTCAAGAGCGTCCTGGCTTTGGGTTTCAGGCGTGGCCGCAAGTTGTTCGCCGACACTGTGAAAGCCATCCTACCAAAAGTACCCTCGCTCAATGCCCCCTGGCTACAGGATGAGTTACCCGGTGTCGAATTGCAACCCACGGTTACTGCAAAAGAAGAGAAGGTGGGAATGGGGAAAGGCAAGAAGAGGAAGCTGGAGTCTGAGGTTGACGTCCAAGAGTCTCCCTCAAATCCTACACTGCAACccctaaatgtgaaaaaaattgtaGCAAACGTagctaagaaaaaaagaaagacatctcggaagaaaaacaagtaa
- the acbd7 gene encoding acyl-CoA-binding domain-containing protein 7: MTSVAEFEKAAEDVKNLTTRPSDQELLDLYGLYKQATVGEINTDRPGLFDMKGKAKWDAWNSKKGTSKEDAMSAYVKLAKELISKLA; encoded by the exons ATGACTTCTGTG GCTGAGTTTGAAAAGGCGGCGGAAGACGTGAAAAACCTGACAACGAGGCCATCAGACCAAGAGTTGCTGGACCTCTATGGCCTGTACAAGCAGGCAACTGTGGGAGAGATCAACACGG ATAGGCCGGGCTTGTTCGACATGAAGGGAAAAGCCAAGTGGGATGCGTGGAACTCAAAGAAAG GAACGTCCAAAGAAGATGCCATGTCCGCCTACGTCAAACTCGCCAAGGAGCTCATTAGCAAATTGGCTTAA